Sequence from the Cucumis sativus cultivar 9930 chromosome 1, Cucumber_9930_V3, whole genome shotgun sequence genome:
ATTTTCCGACCAATGTTCATTGTGAACAGTGTTGTCTCCACTCTTTTGTAGGGTCTCGATCCTCGGCTCCATAATTTTACTCGTCTGAGATTTTTGGGTCAAAATGTAAAAGGGTCAGTCAATTAAAATCCCTACCAATCCCTTCTCACTACCCACAAGAAAGTGAAAGAACACTCACTTTGTCGCCTCAGattcctttcttttccatttttatgtCTCTCTCTTCCATATTTCGTATGTCAGCTGGTGGGTCAGTGTGTGTTTCTTTTGTCAGGATTCTCTTGCGCTGCctagaaaataaagaattttgaGTACTGCCCCCACATACCAAATTAAAGAGAAGAGCGCAGAATCTCTTccattcttttatattctcTCACTCACTCTCTTCTCCAATATTTCCTGCTATCTTTCTTTGCTTTTCATATGAAGACGGTCATGGATTCCTCCTCCTCCAGAAGACATTTCCACTGGACCCAGAAGGTAGgtagtgaagaagaagacgatcAATGCCCCCTCCCAACTCTCAAGCCCTCCTCCGAACCGGCCGAGCTTGaagaagtgaagaaaaaaaacagagtcGTCTCTCCAGAGCCGCAGTCGCAGCGACCGCATACCGCAGCCCAACCACAAAGGAGGAAGATGCCGGCCGTTGCAGTTGCGCGGTTGCGTTCGGTTCTCACGGTTTTTGCCAAAAATCGGTCGACCCTTTCACCAGGACTGGGTTCTCGGGTCATTGGAACCCTTTTCGGCTCTCGGCGTGGCCATGTTCACTTCGCATTTCAAAGAGACCCTAACTCGGAACCTGCGTTTTTGGTAGAGCTTGCGACGCCTATTAGTGGCTTGGTTAAAGAAATGGCGTCTGGGTTAGTCCGAATTGCGTTGGAATGtgataaagagaaagaaggagaaaagaagGCAGTGAGACTTCTAGAACAGCCTCTCTGGAGGACTTTTTGCAATGGGAAGAAGAGTGGTTTTGCTACAAGGAAGGATTGTGGGGTTAAAGAGATGAAAATCCTCAAGGCCGTGGAGCCAATTTCCATGGGTGCGGGTGTTCTACCAGGAAACTATGAAGCCGAGTCCGAATCCGCTGGAGCTGAATCGCCTGAATCTGAAGCCTGTTCTGATAATGAAATTATGTACATGAGAGCCAAATTTGAGAGAATTGTGGGTTCTAGAGATTCTGAAGCTTTCTATATGATGAACCCAGATAGCAATGGAACTCCTGAACTCAGTATCTATCTTCTTAGAGTCTAATTAAGTTGCAGCCATGAAAGCTCTGGGTCTTGCTCATTTGCAAAAGAA
This genomic interval carries:
- the LOC101209919 gene encoding protein MIZU-KUSSEI 1 — protein: MKTVMDSSSSRRHFHWTQKVGSEEEDDQCPLPTLKPSSEPAELEEVKKKNRVVSPEPQSQRPHTAAQPQRRKMPAVAVARLRSVLTVFAKNRSTLSPGLGSRVIGTLFGSRRGHVHFAFQRDPNSEPAFLVELATPISGLVKEMASGLVRIALECDKEKEGEKKAVRLLEQPLWRTFCNGKKSGFATRKDCGVKEMKILKAVEPISMGAGVLPGNYEAESESAGAESPESEACSDNEIMYMRAKFERIVGSRDSEAFYMMNPDSNGTPELSIYLLRV